DNA sequence from the Verrucomicrobiota bacterium genome:
GTTTGTAACAGCGCAAGATAAATTTATCATTTTCTTTTAGCCTTATGGAATCTATATTTTACCTTCAAAATACTTAATTGTCTTCCTAAGACCTTCTTCCACAGTGATTTTAGGTGTCCACCCTAAAAGCTCTTTTGCCCGAGTTATGTCCGGCCTTCTTTGTTTTGGATCATCTTTCGGCAATGATTTAAAGATGATTTCACTCTTACTATTCGTGATTTTTTTGATTAATTCAGCAAATTCTAAAATCGTATATTCCGACGGATTCCCAATATTGACGGGTTCATGAAAGTCTGCCTGTGATAATTTCCATATTCCGTCAATAAGATCATCCACATAACAAAATGACCGTGTTTGGGAGCCGTCCCCAAAGACCTCCATGGGGTCCCCTTTTAACGCTTGGCTGATAAAAGCCGGGACGACACGACCGTCTTTGAGTCTCATCCGAGGACCGTAAGTATTAAAGATACGGACAATGTGTGTGTCGATTTTGTGAACCCGGTGGTAGGCCATGGTCATGGCTTCGGCAAAACGTTTAGCTTCATCGTAACAGCCGCGTGGCCCGACAGGATTCACATGTCCCCAGTAACTCTCCGGTTGCGGGTGGACTTGCGGGTCACCATAACACTCCGATGTCGAGGCGATAAAATATTTGGCGTTTTTATCTTTGGCCAGTCCTAAGGTATTATGAGTGCCAAGTGCCCCGACCTTCAGAGTTTGAATCGGGATCTCCAGATAATCAATCGGGCTGGCCGGGGATGCAAAATGAAAAACATAATCCACTTGGCCGGGCAGGAAAATAAACTCCGTGACATCCTGGCGGATGAAGCGGAAACGCGGATTGCCAGCGAGATGCGCTAGATTCTCCGGGTTCCCCGTCACAAAATTATCAATCCCCACAACATCGTGACCCTCCTCCATTAGGCGTTCAACCAAATGGGATCCCAAAAAACCACCTGCACCGGTAACAACAGAGATAATAGGCATTCCCCGAATCTACAGCGATCCCCCCTGCCGGGCAACCTATTTTCCGCCTGCTTTTCCCTCTCCCCGGTGTCAAAACTTATGAGTCAACGGGGGGTCCATGCCCTTTTGATCCAAAACAGGTTTGTATTTCAGGAAAGCTACAGTAAGCTCTTCCACGGCTCATGAAAACCGAAACAAAATTTATTCTTTATCTAGAACAGATAATGGCCGTCGCTATCCCTGCCGACCGTTATTCCAAAAGCCGTTTGTACAAACTCCGTGACCGGCTCGAAAATGAAAAACGATTCCGCGGACGCGCAGAATTAATGAGTGTCATCGATCTGGTCAGTGATTACCTGCCTTAAAACAAAACGGCCCCCCTTTTTACTCTACTGTGACACTCTTGGCGAGGTTACGGGGTTTATCCACGTCGCAACCGCGGGCTACGGCTGTGTAATAAGAAAGTAGCTGGAGCGGTATCATATTCAGGATCGGTTGGAGGAAATCACGTGTGAGGGGCACGGGAATAAACGCATCCGCCTTTTGCTGGAGTAATTTATCCCCGGCATTTCCCAGCGCAATGACTTTACCACCCCGCGCTTTAATCTCCTCCAAGGCACTGATATTTTTATCATACACGTCGTCTTGCGTCGCGATCAGTACCGTGGGCAGGCCGGGTTCAATCAAGGCAATCGGCCCGTGTTTAATCTCGCCGCTGGGGTAACCCTCCGCGTGGATGTAAGAAATTTCCTTGAGCTTGAGCGCACCCTCGAGGGCAATGGGGAAATTAAACTGGCGCCCGAGGAAAAAAACACTTTTGGCCGGGGCAATTTGCGCGGCGACGGCACGGATATGGTCCGCTTGTTTAAGGGCATCCTCGACTAGCGTGGGGAACTCCTCCAGTGCGGCGATGATTTTCCTGCCTTTGGAATAGGACAAATTGCGCAGGCGTCCCATGAGCAGGGCTAGGCAAGTCATGATAATAGTCTGGGAAGTAAAGGACTTCGTCGCAGCCACGCCGACCTCCGGGCCGGCATGCATATAGATACCCCCGTCGGCTTCACGGGCAATCGTACTGCCGACGACATTCACGATCGCTAATGTCTTATGCCCTTTGCGTTTACTCTCGCGTAAGGCG
Encoded proteins:
- a CDS encoding UDP-glucuronic acid decarboxylase family protein → MPIISVVTGAGGFLGSHLVERLMEEGHDVVGIDNFVTGNPENLAHLAGNPRFRFIRQDVTEFIFLPGQVDYVFHFASPASPIDYLEIPIQTLKVGALGTHNTLGLAKDKNAKYFIASTSECYGDPQVHPQPESYWGHVNPVGPRGCYDEAKRFAEAMTMAYHRVHKIDTHIVRIFNTYGPRMRLKDGRVVPAFISQALKGDPMEVFGDGSQTRSFCYVDDLIDGIWKLSQADFHEPVNIGNPSEYTILEFAELIKKITNSKSEIIFKSLPKDDPKQRRPDITRAKELLGWTPKITVEEGLRKTIKYFEGKI